One region of Ascaphus truei isolate aAscTru1 chromosome 13, aAscTru1.hap1, whole genome shotgun sequence genomic DNA includes:
- the LOC142465194 gene encoding uncharacterized protein LOC142465194 — protein sequence MDTVYYKGEAERILSDDVTYARLKTNPHKEFCTEFLTLLDKGRTTGVLNEKEYDYLNVKFPVMPIFYFLPKIHKNMEAPPGRPIISGIGSLTSRLSEYIDGFLQPYVAEMRSYLRDTTQILNILEQIVWQEDYKMCTCDVTSLYTSIKHDDGIEAINRTITSDKTVKIEQQRFILESINFILKHNLFNFDGTYFLQKCGTAMGTKFAPSYANLLMDNWETDTIWSDHDYGADLVLWRRYIDDVFFIWKGSSENLNHFLNYINNNERNLAFTSCIGINSVDFLDLTIYIEDNTLKTKTFFKTVDCNNYLLNTSCHHKNWLKNIPPGQFRRIRRNCSDDNVYREQSNILKNRFIAKNYDNDKMDIAIRDVGKLKRSEILKTNPPKPKEEFSIAFLTQYSQDAGSIQQILNKHWHLLQGDPTLKDYLPGKPKVIYKRADNIKRRLAPSLFRPENSVTGHDPNWLQKVKGFHRCNSCKACKQGTKEKIQFISKITGEQFKITSFINCKSEFVVYLLNCPCGLQYVGRTSRPLRVRILEHLGNIRRKLMTHSVSKHFALHHQGDPSGLEFRGIEVVPPH from the coding sequence atggacactgTTTACTATaaaggagaagcagagaggatactgtctGACGACGTCACCTATGCACGTCTAAAGACGAATCCGCATAAAGAATTCTGTACAGAATTCCTCACTCTGCTAGATAAAGGCAGGACGACAGGAGTTCTAAATGAGAAAGAATATGACTATCTTAATGTCAAGTTCCCAGTTATGCCGATATTCTACTTtctacctaaaatacataaaaacatggaagcaccaccagggagacccatcatctctgggataggctcgctcacgtcgCGACTATCAGAGTATATAGATGGCTTCCTGCAACCATatgttgcggagatgcggtctTACCTTAGAGATACCACGCAAATTCTTAATATATTGGAACAGATAGTCTGGCAAGAAGACTATAAAATGTGCACATGTGACGTAACTTCATTATACACATCCATAAAGCATGATGATGGAATCGAAGCCATCAATAGGACAATAACAAGCGATAAAACGGTTAAAATAGAACAGCaacgctttattttagaaagtatcaattttattcttaaacacaacctttttaatttcGATGGAACCTACTTTTTACAAAAATGTGGTACAGCGATGGGTACGAAAttcgcaccaagttatgccaacttgttaaTGGACAATTGGGAGACCGACACCATCTGGTCGGACCATGATTATGGTGCGGATCTCGTCCTGTGgcgaagatacatcgatgatgtgttcttcATCTGGAAAGGCAGTAGcgaaaacttgaatcacttcttaaattacattaacaataatgagagaAATTTGGCTTTCACGTCGTGTATAGGAATTAACTCAGTAGACTTCTTAGATCTAACAATCTATATAGAAGACAATACACTTAAGAccaaaactttcttcaaaacagtaGACTGTAACAATTACTTACTCAACACCAGTTGCCACCACAAAAATTGGTTAAagaacatacccccaggacagtttcgcagaattaggagaaactgtagcgatgatAATGTCTATAGGGAGCAATCCAATATACTTAAAAACCGCTTCATTGCTAAAAACTATGATAACGACAAAATGGATATAGCAATAAGAGATGTAGGGAAGCTCAAACGTAGTGAAATCCTTAAAACGAATCCACCAAAGCCCAAAGAGGAGTTCAGCATAGCTTTTTTAACACAGTACAGCCAAGATGCAGGAAGCATACAACAAattctgaataaacactggcatctcctaCAAGGAGACCCCACTCTGAAGGATTATCTTCCAGGGAAGCCGAAAGTCATCTATAAGAGGGCTGACAATATCAAAAGaaggttagcaccaagcctttTTAGGCCAGAAAATAGTGTAACAGGCCATGATCCCAACTGGCTACAAAAAGTAAAAGGTTTCCATAGATGTAATtcttgcaaagcatgcaaacagggAACTAAAGAAAAAATTCAGTTCATCTCTAAAATAACAGGAGAACAGTTTAAAATCACCAGTTTTATCAACTGTAAATCAGAATTCGTAGTTTACCTTttaaattgcccctgtggactccagtatgtaggaCGTACCAGTAGACCACtacgggtacgcattctggaACACCTAGGGAACATTAGACGCAAATTAATGACACATAGCGTCTCAAAGCATTTTGCACTGCATCACCAAGGAGACCCATcaggccttgaatttaggggcatcgAAGTAGTCCCCCCTCATtga